The Salvelinus namaycush isolate Seneca chromosome 1, SaNama_1.0, whole genome shotgun sequence genome has a window encoding:
- the fancg gene encoding Fanconi anemia group G protein: MSHVTAPCLLDRWTEENNAVVDKWKQHRDRGDAVTREQGLTLLKWCYVESHKLLQKIQGVLAVPAHIQLELTVVYNCCLFSFSQTQLTEAEHLLTHSLERALGAVGCDRPPPNPPVFWCMVLKSLGSTPSLRSCTLQLLCLHWALWLSTWRLGHIQELQEELRSLSEGLGAGEVTVERSAVRPAVLVHPRDLKDLLLICTVIAQGAELLCEGRCSEALTVLQRDSSPLAPRELLAQIHTLTGLCLSRTGRPHSAMQCYRKALETDVRCVCALHQSILVYRQLGNTQAEIQALRLLHSVLMMPPATQPAVAPPIICPASLLPGQSLSSLLSVPSPLSVLHSLAQKCVLHGSVSEGVEHYLDLLAALQSDHQLSQGFSEPPSLPRLPELYLEAGSSLLTAQRPADCLALCDEVISTTLELLPERLLLEEPMEASVPGSPDKLGLGQDRLGVVLWSGAAYLLQAHCYSHLKDWKQAVTHYTRCINLLMKVCVKQKGCVKLELGVRTLQRLKGLALAGRGISFTHRDQKRESLRDLQLSLQAAPGCASAGLWLTEVLWRLGRRQEAAAFWEKTQSSSTASSLEGVPLYLLDPQTGPSLDLTDLRRRVEEFINTRHS; the protein is encoded by the exons CAACATCGTGACAGAGGAGACGCAGTAACTCGGGAACAGGGTCTGACACTACTGAAATGGTGCTACGTGGAGAGTCACAAACTACTACAGAAAATACAAG GTGTACTTGCGGTGCCGGCCCATATCCAGTTGGAGTTGACAGTGGTGTATAACTGCTGTCTGTTCTCCTTCAGTCAGACACAACTCACTGAGGCAGAGCATCTCCTCACACACAGCCTGGAGAGAG CTCTAGGTGCTGTAGGTTGTGATCGTCCACCTCCCAACCCCCCAGTGTTCTGGTGTATGGTTCTAAAGTCCCTGGGTTCCACACCTTCCCTGCGCTCCTGTACTCTGCAGCTGCTCTGTCTGCACTGGGCTCTCTGGCTGTCTACATGGAGACTGGGGCACATACAGGAGctgcag GAAGAGCTGCGATCTCTCTCTGAGGGACTGGGGGCAGGAGAGGTGACTGTGGAGAGGAGTGCAGTCAGGCCAGCGGTGCTAGTGCACCCCAGGGATCTAAAAGACCTCCTTCTCATCTGCACTGTCATCGCTCAAG GTGCTGAGCTGCTGTGTGAGGGGCGGTGTTCAGAGGCCCTGACTGTTCTTCAGAGAGACTCCTCCCCATTGGCCCCCAGAGAACTGCTGGCCcagatacacacactcacaggcctCTGCCTCAGCCGCacg GGTCGTCCACACAGTGCTATGCAGTGTTATAGGAAGGCGTTGGAGACGGacgtgaggtgtgtgtgtgcgctgcaCCAGAGCATCCTGGTCTACAGGCAGCTGGGAAACACACAAGCAGAGATCCAGGCTCTACGTCTGCTACACTCA GTTCTGATGATGCCACCTGCCACCCAGCCTGCTGTGGCCCCACCTATCATCTGTCCCGCCTCTCTGCTCCCTGGCCAATCCCTATCCAGCCTGCTTTCTGTCCCCTCCCCCCTCAGCGTACTACACAGTCTGGCTCAGAAGTGTGTGCTCCACGGAAG tGTGTCAGAGGGTGTAGAGCACTACTTGGACCTCCTAGCTGCTCTTCAGTCAGACCACCAGCTGTCTCAGGGGTTCTCTGAGCCCCCTTCCCTCCCCAGGTTACCTGAGCTCTACCTGGAGGCTGGCTCCTCCCTGTTGACGGCCCAGCGGCCTGCAGACTGCCTGGCACTTTGTGATGAAGTCATAAGTACGACTCTGGAGCTGCTCCCAGAGAGGCTGTTGCTGGAGGAGCCCATGGAGGCGTCTGTGCCTGGGTCTCCAGACAAGCTGGGGTTAGGCCAGGACCGGCTGGGTGTGGTGCTGTGGTCTGGGGCTGCCTACCTTCTCCAGGCCCACTGCTACTCCCACCTCAAGGACTGGAAGCAGGCTGTCACCCACTACACCAG GTGCATCAACCTGCTGATGAAGGTGTGTGTTAAACAGAAAG GCTGTGTGAAGCTGGAGCTAGGTGTTAGGACCCTGCAGAGGCTGAAAGGGCTGGCTCTGGCAGGGAGAGGAATCAGCTTCACACACAGAGACCAGAAGAGGGAATCCCTGAGAGacctacagctcagccttcaggCTGCACCAG GGTGTGCGAGCGCTGGGCTGTGGCTGACTGAGGTGCTGTGGAGGCTGGGAAGGAGACAGGAGGCTGCAGCCTTTTGGGAGAAGACCCAGAGCTCCAGCACAGCTTCATCATTAGA AGGTGTTCCCCTGTACCTGCTGGACCCCCAGACTGGCCCCTCCCTGGACCTCACTGACCTCCGACGCAGAGTGGAGGAGTTCATCAACACTCGGCACAGCTAG
- the LOC120029088 gene encoding transitional endoplasmic reticulum ATPase-like: MASGGESKNDDLSTAILKQKTRPNRLIVDESINEDNSVVSLSQAKMDELQLFRGDTVLMKGKKRRESVCIVLSDDTCSDEKVRMNRVVRNNLRVRLGDVISIQPCPDVKYGKRIHVLPIDDTVEGITGNLFEVYLKPYFLEAYRPIRKGDIFLVRGGMRAVEFKVVETDPNPYCIVAPDTVIHCEGEPIRREDEEESLNEVGYDDIGGVRKQLAQIKEMVELPLRHPALFKAIGVKPPRGILLYGPPGTGKTLIARAVANETGAFFFLINGPEIMSKLAGESESNLRKAFEEAEKNSPAIIFIDELDAIAPKREKTHGEVERRIVSQLLTLMDGLKQRAHVIVMAATNRPNSIDAALRRFGRFDKEVDIGIPDATGRLEILQIHTKNMKLNDDVDLEQVANETHGHVGADLAALCSEAALQAIRKKMDLIDLEDETIDAEVMNSLAVTMDDFRWALSQSNPSALRETVVEVPNITWGDIGGLEDVKRELQELVQYPVEHPDKFLKFGMTPSKGVLFYGPPGCGKTLLAKAIANECQANFISIKGPELLTMWFGESEANVREIFDKARQAAPCVLFFDELDSIAKARGGNVGDGGGAADRVINQILTEMDGMSSKKNVFIIGATNRPDIIDPAILRPGRLDQLIYIPLPDEKSRINILKANLRKSPISKDVDLDFLAKMTNGFSGADLTEICQRACKLAIRECIENEIRRERERQTNPSAMEVEEDDPVPEIRKDHFEEAMRFARRSVSDNDIRKYEMFAQTLQQSRGFGSFRFPSNAAGGTGPSQGTGGTGGGPVFNEDNDDDLYG; encoded by the exons ATGGCCTCGGGGGGAGA ATCCAAAAATGATGACCTTTCCACTGCGATTCTGAAGCAGAAGACCAGACCAAACAGATTGATTGTCGATGAATCCATCAATGAGGACAAcagtgtggtctctctctctcag GCAAAGATGGATGAGCTGCAGCTGTTCCGTGGCGACACAGTGCTGATGAAGGGGAAGAAGCGCAGGGAGTCTGTGTGTATTGTCCTGTCTGACGACACCTGCTCTGATGAGAAGGTCCGCATGAACCGTGTGGTCCGCAACAATCTCCGTGTCCGTCTGGGGGATGtcatcag TATCCAGCCATGTCCTGATGTAAAGTATGGGAAGAGGATTCATGTTCTGCCTATTGATGACACAGTCGAGGGGATCACTGGCAACCTGTTTGAGGTCTACCTCAAACCCTACTTCCTAGAGGCCTACAGGCCCATCCGCAAGG GTGATATCTTCCTGGTTCGGGGGGGTATGCGTGCGGTGGAGTTCAAGGTGGTAGAGACCGACCCCAACCCCTACTGCATCGTCGCCCCGGATACAGTCATCCACTGCGAGGGAGAGCCTATCAGGAGAGAG GATGAGGAGGAGTCCCTGAATGAGGTGGGCTATGATGATATCGGAGGAGTGAGGAAGCAGCTGGCTCAGATCAAGGAGATGGTTGAGCTCCCTCTCAGACACCCTGCACTGTTCAAGGCTATAGGAGTCAAG CCCCCCCGTGGTATCCTGCTGTACGGACCTCCCGGTACAGGAAAGACCCTGATTGCCAGAGCTGTCGCTAACGAGACCGGAGCCTTCTTCTTCCTCATCAATG GTCCTGAGATTATGAGTAAGCTGgctggagagagtgagagcaacCTGAGGAAGGCCTTTGAGGAGGCTGAGAAGAACTCTCCTGCCATCATCTTCATTGATGAACTGGATGCTATCGCTCccaagagagagaag ACTCATGGAGAAGTGGAGAGGCGTATCGTGTCTCAGCTGCTGACCCTGATGGACGGGCTGAAGCAGAGAGCTCATGTCATCGTCATGGCAGCCACCAACAGACCAAACAGCATAGATGCTGCGCTTAGAAGATTTG ggcgTTTTGACAAGGAGGTGGACATTGGTATCCCCGATGCTACAGGCAGACTGGAGATCCTGCAGATCCACACCAAGAACATGAAACTGAATGATGATGTTGACCTTGAGCAG GTGGCTAATGAGACCCACGGCCACGTGGGTGCTGATCTGGCTGCCCTGTGCTCAGAGGCTGCTCTCCAGGCCATCAGGAAGAAGATGGACCTCATCGACCTGGAGGACGAGACCATCGATGCGGAGGTCATGAACTCCCTTGCCGTTACCATGGACGACTTTAGG TGGGCTCTCAGCCAGAGTAACCCATCAGCTCTGAGGGAGACAGTGGTGGAGGTTCCTAACATCACCTGGGGGGACATCGGAGGACTGGAAGACGTCAAGCGGGAGCTGCAGGAGCTGGTGCAG TACCCAGTGGAGCACCCAGATAAGTTCCTGAAGTTCGGTATGACCCCTTCAAAGGGAGTGTTGTTCTACGGGCCTCCGGGTTGCGGTAAGACCCTGCTGGCCAAAGCCATTGCCAACGAGTGCCAGGCTAACTTCATCTCCATTAAAGGACCTGAGCTTCTCACCATGTGGTTTGGAGAGTCAGAGGCTAACGTCAGGGAGATCTTTGACAAG GCTCGCCAGGCAGCCCCATGTGTGTTGTTCTTTGACGAGTTGGACTCCATAGCGAAGGCCCGTGGCGGTAATGTGGGAGACGGTGGCGGAGCGGCCGACCGTGTCATCAACCAGATCCTGACTGAGATGGACGGCATGTCCAGCAAGAAGAACGTCTTCATCATTGGCGCCACCAATCGCCCCGACATCATCGACCCTGCCATCCTCCGACCCGGCCGTCTGGATCAGCTCATATACATCCCTTTGCCTGACGAGAAGAGCAGGATCAATATTCTCAAGGCTAACCTCCGGAAGAGCCCCATTAGCAAG GATGTTGATCTGGACTTCCTGGCTAAGATGACCAATGGGTTCTCGGGTGCTGACCTTACAGAGATCTGCCAGCGGGCCTGTAAGCTGGCTATCAGAGAGTGCATTGAGAACGAGATTCGccgggagagggagaggcagaccaACCCCTCTGCTATG gaggtggaggaagacgacCCTGTGCCTGAGATCAGGAAGGACCACTTTGAGGAGGCCATGCGATTCGCCCGCCGCTCCGTCAGTGACAATGACATCCGCAAATACGAGATGTTTGCCCAGACACTGCAGCAGAGCCGAGGATTTGGCAGCTTCAG GTTCCCCTCCAATGCTGCAGGGGGCACCGGTCCCAGCCAGGGTACTGGGGGCACTGGTGGGGGGCCAGTGTTTAACGAGGATAATGATGATGACCTGTATGGATAG